A stretch of the Lactuca sativa cultivar Salinas chromosome 9, Lsat_Salinas_v11, whole genome shotgun sequence genome encodes the following:
- the LOC111889776 gene encoding vacuolar cation/proton exchanger 3, giving the protein MRNSNTLRIIGFNSRLENFSQMGTPDGKSAIELTDDSRAVPVSTTRNLSSLKSNSEDFGTNYIWRLVLSSIKAAFFSDKISFLLPCGPLAMLVDQLSQRHGWVFLLSLLGIIPLAERLGWATEQLVFYTGPTVGSLLNATFGNATELIISLFAMKQGMLRLVQQSLLGSILSNLLLVLGCALFSGGIVHRNKEQIFNKSNAGMNMGLLLMAVMGLLFPALLHETQTELQIGTSELLLSRFCSCIMLIAYAIYIFFQLTNQKQDYSTIKEDGRQDDEESAEISKWESVIWLGLLTLFISVLSEYLVNAIEGASVAMDVPVAFIGVVLLPVVGNAAEHASAIIFAIKDKLDISLGVAIGSSTQISMFVMPFCVVIGWMIGSPMDLNFQLFETSILFMTVLVVAFMLQEGTSNYFKGLMLLFCYMIVAASFFVHIDPVSIRELSLLFVTLCHLGLFWSFESIDLVLQKITLNIRSFRIT; this is encoded by the exons ATGAGGAACAGTAATACTTTGCGGATTATAGGATTCAATTCCCGTTTAGAA AACTTTTCACAGATGGGAACACCAGATGGAAAGTCAGCAATTGAGCTAACAGATGATAGCAGAGCAGTTCCAGTATCAACAACAAGAAACTTATCTTCACTTAAAAGTAACTCAGAAGATTTTGGCACTAATTATATATGGAGATTAGTGTTGTCCAGTATAAAAGCTGCTTTCTTCTCTGATAAAATAAGTTTTCTCTTACCTTGTGGCCCATTAGCAATGTTGGTTGACCAATTGTCCCAACGCCAT GGTTGGGTGTTCTTATTGAGCTTATTGGGCATCATACCTTTAGCAGAACGTCTTGGTTGGGCTACAGA ACAACTGGTTTTCTACACTGGACCTACAG TTGGGAGTCTTCTGAATGCGACTTTTGGCAATGCAACAGAGTTGATAATCTCATTGTTTGCAATGAAGCAAGGAATGTTACGACTTGTTCAACAGTCATTGTTAGGGTCAATTTTGTCCAATTTGTTGCTTGTTCTTGGATGTGCGCTTTTCAGTGGTGGAATTGTTCATCGGAATAAGGAACAAATATTTAACAAG TCAAATGCTGGAATGAACATGGGATTGCTGTTAATGGCAGTGATGGGCTTACTTTTTCCAGCTCTTCTCCATGAAACACAAACCGAATTACAAATCGGGACATCAGAATTACTCCTTTCAAGGTTTTGTAGTTGCATAATGCTCATAGCATATGCAATCTACATATTTTTTCAGCTCACAAATCAAAAACAAGATTATTCAACCATCAAAGAG gatgggAGACAGGATGATGAAGAATCTGCAGAGATTTCAAAGTGGGAATCAGTTATATGGCTTGGACTTTTGACTCTTTTCATTTCGGTTCTTTCAGAGTACTTGGTCAATGCCATAgag GGTGCATCTGTTGCCATGGATGTTCCAGTTGCATTCATTGGTGTTGTGTTGCTTCCTGTTGTTGGAAATGCAGCTGAACATGCAAGTGCCATTATCTTTGCAATTAAAGATAAACTA GATATATCTTTAGGAGTAGCAATTGGCTCTTCAACACAAATTTCAATGTTTGTG ATGCCATTTTGTGTGGTAATAGGGTGGATGATTGGAAGTCCAATGGACTtaaattttcaactttttgagACATCAATTCTTTTTATGACTGTTCTAGTAGTAGCCTTCATGTTACAG gAGGGAACATCGAATTACTTCAAGGGATTAATGTTGTTGTTTTGTTATATGATTGTGGCTGCGAGTTTTTTTGTACATATAGATCCTGTATCTATACGTGAGTTGTCACTCCTCTTTGTAACTTTATGCCACTTAGGATTGTTTTGGAGTTTTGAATCAATTGATTTGGTTTTGCAGAAGATAACCCTCAATATCCGTAGTTTTAGGATTACATAA
- the LOC111889775 gene encoding uncharacterized protein LOC111889775: MGVTTEESSRGKKGDEKDGSTNIDSSSPYYLHASDNPRQMQVNDVLTDSNYNDWSQEMTNSLFAKNKMVFVNGTIEKPDEQADNYMIWMWCDAMIKGWLTTAMEKTIRSSVKYANTSAEMWKDLKERFEKESAPRAYELKRTFTITHQEGTSVSSYYTKMKGVWDEIQSVCPLPRCPCGRCTCDVGKKLTESKEKKRLYEFLLGLDDTFSTVRTQILTTKPTPTLGEAYHLVAEDEQQREISATRRVTQEAAAFQSLSLNKRESSFDPNNQRNKPPSK, encoded by the coding sequence ATGGGCGTCACCACAGAAGAATCATCCCGCGGCAAGAAAGGCGATGAAAAAGACGGGTCAACCAACATCGATTCAAGCTCACCTTACTATTTGCATGCGTCGGATAATCCACGACAAATGCAAGTAAATGATGTTCTCACCGATAGCAATTACAACGATTGGTCTCAAGAGATGACTAATTCTCTGTTTGCAAAGAACAAGATGGTCTTCGTAAACGGAACCATTGAAAAACCAGACGAACAAGCAGACAACTACATGATATGGATGTGGTGTGATGCCATGATCAAGGGATGGCTCACCACAGCCATGGAGAAAACCATCAGATCCAGTGTGAAATACGCCAATACCTCAGCCGAGATGTGGAAAGACCTCAAAGAAAGATTTGAAAAGGAGAGTGCACCCCGTGCATATGAACTCAAGAGAACCTTTACCATCACACACCAAGAAGGTACGTCTGTTTCATCCTATTATACGAAAATGAAAGGTGTGTGGGATGAGATCCAATCGGTGTGTCCTTTGCCTCGATGTCCATGTGGTCGTTGTACATGTGATGTTGGTAAAAAGTTAACCGAGTCAAAGGAGAAAAAGAGATTATATGAATTTCTATTAGGGTTGGATGACACCTTCTCGACGGTAAGAACACAAATTCTTACCACAAAACCTACACCAACACTGGGAGAAGCGTACCATCTCGTTGCAGAGGATGAACAACAACGAGAGATCTCAGCCACAAGAAGGGTGACACAAGAAGCTGCGGCCTTTCAAAGCCTAAGCCTAAACAAAAGAGAAAGCTCGTTTGACCCAAATAATCAACGAAACAAACCACCGTCCAAATAA
- the LOC111889798 gene encoding uncharacterized protein LOC111889798 yields the protein MMDFTEKELCVLCERGGKLLVCNDNGCPISVHEDCMGCSPRFNETGNFCCPYCVYRRLTTETCQLRDKAMLAKKALSSFLGENVAQNQSKSFSSPCESKHETSVSEETDRIPNRNGEFSGVCDGSTCRIMVVYDGDACKEQGMNAKRVPVEDEAGSSEKKTTAFNGKPPLLKGKRKRWSEEEEDMLKEGVQKFSATANKNFPWKKVLEFGRHVFHTSRTPSDLKDKWRNISK from the exons ATGATGGATTTCACAGAAAAGGAACTATGTGTGCTATGTGAGAGAGGCGGGAAGCTTTTGGTCTGCAACGACAATGGCTGCCCTATATCTGTTCATGAAGATTGCATGGGTTGCAGCCCTCGATTCAATGAAACTGGCAACTTCTGTTGTCCTTACTGTGTTTACAGACGACTGACTACAGAAACATGTCAATTGAGAGATAAAGCCATGTTAGCAAAGAAAGCTTTGTCATCTTTCTTAGGTGAAAATGTCGCTCAAAACCAATCTAAATCTTTCTCTTCACCATGTGAAAGTAAACATGAAACCTCTGTATCTGAGGAAACTGATCGGATTCCTAACAGGAATGGAGAATTTTCTGGTGTTTGTGATGGTAGTACATGTAGGATTATGGTTGTTTATGATGGTGATGCATGTAAAGAACAGGGGATGAATGCTAAAAGGGTTCCAGTTGAGGATGAAGCAGGGAGTTCTGAGAAGAAAACTACTGCATTCAATGGAAAACCACCATTGTTGAAAGGAAAGCGTAAAAGatggagtgaagaagaagaagatatgcTTAAG GAAGGAGTTCAAAAGTTCTCAGCTACAGCCAACAAAAACTTCCCTTGGaagaaagttttggaatttggtcgTCATGTTTTTCATACATCACGGACACCTTCTGACTTGAAGGATAAGTGGAGGAATATTTCTAAATAG